A single genomic interval of Candidatus Thermodiscus eudorianus harbors:
- a CDS encoding electron transfer flavoprotein subunit alpha/FixB family protein — MVKKPDCEKLCPEWPCDDPEEFKGVWVVAEADSEELNEASLQMLTPAKKIASKLGEKIVGILVGYDVKKWADELIKHGADEVIVVDDERLKTYYPRVYGHIIVDLARKYKPSVILVSATMKGREMAPYIANTLRTGITADCTDFDVDEKTGDVLMIRPPFAAIMLAFIKTPFRKPQMGTARPNVFPVPPRDENRTGRVIEEKAEIIKPGMELAYYKPVKREEVLIEKAEIIVSIGRGIGGPDGIKLAEKLASILGGVVAGSRKAVDAGWIPHDRQVGQTGKSVKPVLYIALGISGAAQHMLGVREAGRIVAINIDPDAPIFKQSDYGVVGDYRPIVEALIEELERLKKEGPQALEELLKEEPAA, encoded by the coding sequence ATGGTGAAGAAGCCCGACTGTGAGAAGCTGTGCCCGGAGTGGCCCTGTGACGATCCAGAGGAGTTCAAGGGCGTCTGGGTCGTTGCCGAGGCAGACTCGGAGGAGTTGAATGAAGCCAGCCTACAAATGCTAACGCCCGCGAAGAAGATAGCGTCTAAGCTCGGCGAGAAGATAGTCGGGATCCTAGTGGGGTATGACGTTAAGAAGTGGGCCGACGAGCTGATAAAGCATGGAGCCGACGAGGTCATTGTCGTTGACGATGAGAGGCTCAAGACCTACTACCCCCGAGTCTACGGCCACATAATCGTCGACCTAGCCAGGAAGTACAAGCCCTCGGTGATACTAGTCTCTGCAACGATGAAAGGACGAGAGATGGCGCCATACATAGCCAACACCCTGAGGACCGGTATAACAGCCGACTGTACAGACTTCGACGTGGACGAGAAGACCGGAGACGTCCTCATGATACGACCACCCTTCGCAGCCATAATGCTGGCATTCATCAAGACGCCCTTCAGGAAACCCCAAATGGGCACGGCGAGGCCCAACGTATTCCCGGTACCCCCGAGGGACGAGAATAGGACAGGCAGAGTCATTGAGGAGAAGGCCGAGATAATCAAGCCCGGAATGGAGCTAGCCTACTACAAGCCTGTGAAGCGCGAGGAGGTACTGATAGAGAAGGCCGAGATAATAGTCTCCATAGGCAGGGGAATAGGAGGCCCCGACGGGATCAAGCTGGCAGAGAAGCTAGCAAGCATACTAGGCGGCGTAGTGGCCGGGTCGAGGAAGGCGGTCGACGCTGGATGGATCCCCCACGACAGGCAGGTAGGCCAAACCGGCAAGTCGGTTAAGCCAGTACTCTACATAGCCCTCGGCATAAGCGGCGCGGCGCAGCACATGCTGGGAGTCAGGGAAGCCGGGAGGATCGTGGCCATCAACATCGACCCCGACGCGCCAATATTCAAGCAATCAGACTACGGCGTGGTAGGCGACTATAGACCCATAGTCGAAGCATTAATAGAGGAGCTGGAGCGTCTCAAGAAAGAGGGACCCCAGGCCCTAGAGGAGCTCCTAAAAGAGGAGCCAGCGGCATAG
- a CDS encoding electron transfer flavoprotein subunit beta/FixA family protein, with protein MRIVVGIKWVPNTQAVRFDPKTGTLVRAGVPSIVNPHDFPAVELALRLRDKYGGEVIAISMAPPPAEQGLEHVLGMGVDRAILLTDRAFAGADTLATSYVLAKGIEKIDKEIGHVDLAIFGHETIDSSTAHIGAQVASWLNWPYVYYARDAELVGEGRLKVKRQTERAVEEYIVELPAVVATAIKALEPRPVRLLNKLRAKIEKPIVWWTNKDLGLDPKCVGLRGSPTVVANITFMPEVPRKKIVYQPKDPKDAARWILKQLFQDEAVAPFLKKALWG; from the coding sequence ATGAGGATAGTGGTAGGCATCAAGTGGGTCCCAAACACCCAGGCGGTAAGGTTCGACCCCAAGACCGGTACACTCGTTAGGGCGGGAGTGCCATCTATAGTAAACCCACACGACTTCCCGGCAGTAGAGCTGGCCCTCCGGCTGCGGGACAAGTACGGGGGTGAGGTTATAGCGATAAGCATGGCACCCCCACCGGCCGAACAGGGCCTAGAGCACGTTCTCGGCATGGGCGTTGACAGAGCCATACTCCTGACCGACAGGGCCTTCGCCGGCGCCGACACACTGGCCACCAGCTATGTGCTGGCGAAGGGCATCGAGAAGATAGACAAGGAGATAGGACACGTCGACCTGGCCATATTCGGCCACGAGACGATAGACTCCAGCACGGCCCACATAGGCGCTCAGGTCGCGAGCTGGCTGAACTGGCCCTATGTCTACTACGCCCGCGACGCCGAGCTCGTCGGCGAGGGAAGACTCAAGGTAAAGAGGCAAACCGAGAGGGCTGTAGAGGAGTACATCGTAGAGCTTCCAGCCGTAGTGGCCACGGCGATAAAGGCGTTAGAGCCCAGGCCGGTCAGGCTACTCAACAAGCTAAGGGCCAAGATAGAGAAACCCATAGTCTGGTGGACCAACAAGGATCTAGGGCTAGACCCGAAGTGCGTGGGCCTGAGAGGGTCCCCCACGGTAGTAGCCAACATAACCTTCATGCCAGAGGTCCCCAGGAAGAAGATAGTATACCAGCCGAAGGACCCGAAGGACGCAGCGCGCTGGATACTGAAACAGTTGTTCCAAGACGAGGCAGTGGCCCCGTTTTTGAAGAAGGCGCTCTGGGGGTGA
- a CDS encoding FAD-dependent oxidoreductase produces the protein MSTPPGTPTKFDVIVVGAGPAGSAAAYLLAKAGFKVVIVERGRGAGSKEVYGGKIYAAPLREVWQDLDKKAPIHRWVTQEKMSLVYGDRITTIDYKLSKGVAFTTYLTEMAKWMAERAVEAGAILVDEIVVDEIVKDNGRVIGIRSGPDKLYADYVIDAEGVNRKLLEKLGLVEKINPETVALGVKEVLKVGEKNIEERFGLDKGEGLAWLLAGDVTRGIPGGGFIYTMKDTVSIGLVIHIGKALEAAETGKLKESLPSMVESLRLHKYFKRFWRDADIMEYGAHMTIEGGLRYMPKKLYLPGLLVVGDAAGLLLNTGYTIRGVDYAVYSGKLAAETIIHAHDNGGPTEENMALYEKKIKGSFVYKELYKHRGIEKVMSDPLFFTQIPAMVNNMLAKLYEADYEEPTIMEALLESLKEENLSLSRLVFKLLSVVSKL, from the coding sequence TTGAGTACCCCGCCAGGTACGCCGACGAAGTTCGACGTTATAGTGGTTGGAGCAGGCCCCGCTGGGAGCGCCGCTGCCTATCTCCTGGCGAAGGCCGGGTTCAAGGTTGTCATCGTTGAGAGGGGCAGGGGTGCTGGTTCGAAGGAGGTTTACGGCGGTAAGATCTATGCCGCCCCACTGAGGGAGGTCTGGCAGGACCTCGACAAGAAGGCGCCCATACACAGGTGGGTAACCCAGGAGAAGATGAGCCTGGTGTATGGAGATAGGATAACGACTATAGACTACAAGCTCTCCAAGGGCGTTGCGTTCACGACATACCTCACGGAGATGGCTAAGTGGATGGCTGAGAGGGCCGTAGAGGCTGGGGCTATACTGGTGGACGAGATTGTTGTTGACGAGATAGTTAAGGACAACGGCAGGGTTATAGGTATTAGGAGTGGACCCGATAAGCTATACGCCGATTACGTGATAGACGCTGAGGGCGTGAACAGGAAGCTCCTGGAGAAGCTGGGTCTCGTGGAGAAGATAAACCCGGAGACGGTTGCGCTCGGCGTCAAAGAGGTATTGAAAGTCGGAGAGAAAAACATAGAAGAGCGATTCGGCCTCGACAAGGGAGAGGGGCTCGCGTGGCTCCTAGCAGGAGACGTAACCAGGGGAATACCCGGCGGCGGGTTCATCTACACTATGAAAGACACGGTGAGCATAGGACTCGTCATACACATAGGGAAGGCCCTGGAAGCCGCCGAGACCGGTAAGCTAAAGGAGAGCCTCCCGAGCATGGTTGAGAGCCTCAGGCTCCACAAGTACTTCAAGAGGTTCTGGAGGGACGCAGACATCATGGAGTATGGCGCCCACATGACCATCGAGGGAGGCCTCCGCTACATGCCCAAGAAACTATACCTTCCAGGCCTACTGGTCGTAGGAGACGCTGCAGGCCTACTACTAAACACCGGGTACACGATAAGGGGCGTCGACTACGCGGTCTATAGCGGAAAGCTGGCGGCGGAGACGATAATCCATGCACACGATAATGGAGGGCCGACGGAGGAGAACATGGCCCTCTACGAGAAGAAGATAAAGGGGAGCTTCGTATACAAGGAGCTCTACAAACACCGTGGGATAGAGAAGGTCATGTCAGACCCTCTATTCTTCACGCAGATCCCAGCCATGGTCAACAACATGCTGGCCAAGCTATACGAGGCGGACTACGAGGAGCCTACTATAATGGAGGCGCTCCTGGAGTCCCTTAAGGAGGAGAACCTCTCGCTTTCAAGGCTCGTATTCAAGTTGTTGTCGGTGGTGAGCAAGTTATGA